The proteins below come from a single Rosa rugosa chromosome 2, drRosRugo1.1, whole genome shotgun sequence genomic window:
- the LOC133732518 gene encoding uncharacterized protein LOC133732518: MCFPGRVCMCCTCLILVAILIGMLFGFGVFKNGFHKLKDTVDYCDPNVHGSLCGSRPFLGYAAPPPYH, from the coding sequence ATGTGCTTCCCGGGGAGAGTGTGCATGTGCTGCACGTGCCTGATTCTGGTGGCGATACTGATCGGGATGTTGTTCGGGTTCGGAGTCTTCAAGAACGGGTTTCACAAGCTGAAAGACACTGTGGATTATTGTGATCCCAATGTTCATGGCTCTCTCTGTGGCAGCAGACCCTTCTTGGGTTATGCTGCACCTCCACCTTACCACTAG